Proteins co-encoded in one Nothobranchius furzeri strain GRZ-AD chromosome 4, NfurGRZ-RIMD1, whole genome shotgun sequence genomic window:
- the sema4ba gene encoding sema domain, immunoglobulin domain (Ig), transmembrane domain (TM) and short cytoplasmic domain, (semaphorin) 4Ba, with translation MMSMAWLCLPAYTVLLVGCFYTAVTENDVTPRVTFSYNAKERMIRSFSASGVLNFTSLLLSSEDNMLYVGAREILFALNLSDISAPKLQRSLTWKTPETKRKECSFKGKDLQRDCFNYIKILLRINSTHLYVCGTYAFSPTCAYIRTADFSFVESDAGEIVAEDGRSRCPFNPEYKSTAIMADGELYTGTVSNFQGNEPIIYKSLSQGTALKTENSLNWLQDPAFVGSAYIQESLPKGNLVGDDDKIYFFFSEAGKEFDFFDNTIVSRIARVCKGDVGGERVLQKKWTTFLKAQLLCSLPDDGFPFNIIQDMFVLTPSPEDWRNTVFYGVFTSQWYKGASGSSAVCSFTMDQVEKAFNGRYREVNRETQQWYTYNHQIPVPRPGACVTNAAREQGISSSLHMPDKVLNFVKDHFLMDSVIRSQPLLLKRSIRYTQVAVHRVQATKKVYDVLLIGTDDGRLHKAINVKNKMHIIEEMVLFRDSQPVQHIELDTEKGKLYVSSLAELVEVPVANCTNYQSCGECILSRDPYCAWNGRQCVDIRSAPASNTLQQDIDGADTSSICNKTLLSPRVSKPPLTRASACQVIIIPANTFKVLPCKLRSNLAERRWQFSESSGHFHYPSPEGGLVVVAQAGRQVTYECWSVEEGFRQLLANYCVRAEVKQESTTLIGRSRTPHFSQEEVIILPGDSLLPQINTKTYWNELIVVCALLGFSIIVFSLFVVYRNRDHMKSVLKEGECPNVQQKKPRIVGKPAENLPLNGSTVTPSASDHKGYQTLNDNYICSTPPHECSSPDNSKSFSESDKRPLNLKESHVEISSTCPQPRVRLGSEIKDSII, from the exons ATGATGAGTATGGCTTGGCTCTGTCTCCCAGCCTACACTGTCCTGCTTGTTGGCTGCTTTTATACAGCTGTCACAGAAAATGATGTCACTCCACGAGTCACCTTCTCATACA ATGCAAAGGAGAGGATGATCAGAAGTTTCTCAGCTAGCGGGGTGTTGAACTTCACCTCCCTCCTTCTCAGTAGCGAGGACAACATGTTGTATGTTGGAGCTCGGGAGATTCTCTTTGCTCTCAACCTCTCTGATATCAGTGCACCCAAGCTACAAAGAAGT CTCACATGGAAAACTCCAGAGACCAAGAGGAAGGAATGCAGTTTCAAAGGCAAAGATCTTCAG AGAGATTGTTTCAACTACATCAAGATTTTACTCCGCATCAACAGCACTCACCTGTACGTGTGTGGAACGTACGCCTTCAGCCCAACCTGTGCCTACATA cGCACTGCAGACTTCTCCTTTGTTGAAAGCGATGCTGGGGAGATTGTCGCAGAGGACGGACGCAGCCGCTGCCCGTTCAACCCCGAGTACAAGTCGACCGCCATCATGGCTG ATGGAGAGCTATACACCGGCACAGTCAGTAACTTCCAAGGAAACGAACCCATCATCTACAAGAGCTTGAGCCAAGGAACTGCTCTAAAAACAGAAAACTCACTTAACTGGCTTCAAG ACCCAGCCTTTGTTGGTTCTGCGTATATACAGGAGAGCCTGCCCAAGGGCAACCTTGTGGGCGATGACGATAAGATTTACTTCTTCTTCAGTGAAGCAGGAAAGGAGTTTGATTTCTTTGACAACACCATTGTGTCACGCATCGCTCGTGTGTGTAAG GGTGACGTTGGAGGTGAGAGGGTGCTGCAGAAGAAGTGGACCACTTTCCTGAAGGCCCAGCTCTTGTGCTCGCTGCCTGATGACGGTTTCCCCTTTAACATAATCCAAGACATGTTTGTGCTCACGCCAAGCCCCGAGGACTGGAGAAACACCGTGTTTTATGGAGTCTTCACCTCTCAGTG GTACAAAGGTGCATCAGGGAGCTCTGCGGTGTGTTCCTTCACTATGGACCAGGTGGAAAAGGCCTTTAATGGGAGATACCGCGAGGTCAACAGAGAGACCCAGCAGTGGTACACATACAACCATCAGATCCCAGTGCCTCGGCCAGGAGCT TGTGTCACTAATGCTGCCAGAGAGCAGGGCATCTCCTCCTCACTGCACATGCCAGACAAGGTCCTGAACTTTGTCAAAGACCACTTCCTAATGGACAGTGTGATTCGCAGCCAGCCACTGCTACTGAAACGCAGCATACGCTACACACAGGTAGCCGTCCACCGAGTCCAGGCGACTAAGAAAGTCTATGATGTGCTTTTAATTGGCACAG ATGATGGGAGACTCCATAAGGCCATCAATGTCAAAAACAAGATGCACATAATTGAGGAGATGGTGCTTTTCCGTGATTCCCAACCAGTGCAGCACATTGAGCTGGACACTGAGAAG GGAAAGCTTTATGTTTCCTCTCTCGCTGAACTGGTGGAGGTCCCTGTCGCTAACTGCACTAATTATCAGAGCTGTGGGGAGTGCATCCTCTCCAGGGATCCATACTGTGCCTGGAATGGGAGGCAGTGTGTGGACATCAGAAGTGCTCCTGCTAGCAA TACTTTGCAGCAGGACATAGATGGAGCAGACACATCAAGTATTTGCAACAAGACCCTGCTGAGTCCACGGGTTTCTAAACCTCCTTTAACAC GAGCATCAGCGTGCCAGGTGATCATTATCCCAGCCAACACGTTCAAAGTACTGCCCTGCAAGCTGCGCTCTAATCTGGCTGAGAGGAGGTGGCAGTTCAGTGAAAGCTCAGGTCATTTTCATTACCCGAGCCCGGAGGGGGGACTGGTAGTGGTCGCTCAGGCTGGCAGGCAGGTAACTTACGAGTGTTGGTCGGTGGAGGAGGGCTTCAGACAGCTGCTGGCGAACTACTGTGTGAGGGCTGAGGTCAAGCAGGAGAGCACCACGCTGATAGGCCGATCCCGTACACCGCACTTCTCCCAGGAGGAAGTCATCATCCTGCCGGGGGACAGTCTCTTGCCGCAGATCAACACCAAGACCTACTGGAATGAGCTGATTGTGGTGTGTGCGCTCCTGGGGTTTTCCATCATAGTCTTCTCACTGTTTGTGGTTTACAGGAACCGTGACCACATGAAGTCAGTGCTAAAGGAGGGGGAGTGCCCAAACGTGCAGCAGAAGAAGCCCAGGATAGTTGGAAAACCTGCAGAGAACTTACCGCTTAATGGCAGCACAGTCACGCCGTCAGCATCAGATCACAAAGGGTACCAGACCCTAAACGATAACTACATCTGCAGCACTCCGCCGCACGAGTGCTCCTCACCGGACAACAGCAAGAGCTTCTCTGAGTCCGACAAAAGGCCTCTGAACTTAAAAGAGAGCCACGTAGAGATTTCTTCCACATGTCCACAACCACGGGTCAGGCTGGGCTCTGAGATTAAAGACTCAATAATCTGA